A window from Ignavibacteriota bacterium encodes these proteins:
- the zapA gene encoding cell division protein ZapA codes for MSEKKKLKVKIFDKEFSLLVENEEIATELANYVNKIMDETKAELKDQPTETIAIIAALNIAYDLSVEKNKFREFSIQATDKIKKIKLLLDKSDVESIPS; via the coding sequence ATGTCAGAAAAAAAGAAGCTTAAAGTAAAAATATTTGATAAAGAATTTTCATTGCTCGTAGAAAATGAAGAAATTGCTACAGAATTAGCTAACTATGTAAATAAAATTATGGATGAAACAAAAGCAGAATTAAAAGATCAGCCAACAGAAACAATTGCTATAATTGCTGCATTAAATATTGCGTATGATTTATCCGTAGAAAAAAATAAGTTTAGAGAATTTAGCATACAAGCAACTGATAAAATTAAAAAAATAAAGCTTCTTCTTGATAAATCTGATGTTGAGTCCATTCCATCATAA